The Achromobacter pestifer genome includes a region encoding these proteins:
- a CDS encoding ABC transporter substrate-binding protein has product MKSLPSPRLAAAALFALFAPLAAQAEALNPPVKVRYEEVVRSILYVPKYVALSQGYFKDAGLDVSMKTSQGTDKGMTALLSGSADIVLIGPEASIYVHNSESPVKPKIFAGLTATDGFFLLARKPVEKFDWSMLKGKEVIGFRPGSNPIVFLETALRKHGVDPQKDVKLLNNIGIPARAGAWMAGQGEYGIFLEPEAGELVRNGKGYIVASVGHEVGQVDYTVFTATDKYIRDNPKVIQAWTNVVARAEKYVKDTPAATLTPQIMSYFPGMDQAAVTEAIERYKKYQIWKTTPLVTAEAMNQLQDMLIASAVMKDSARVKYEDVVVADFAKKAQ; this is encoded by the coding sequence GTGAAATCCTTGCCATCGCCCCGTCTGGCGGCTGCGGCGCTGTTCGCGCTGTTCGCCCCCCTGGCCGCCCAGGCCGAAGCCCTCAATCCCCCCGTGAAGGTCCGCTACGAAGAAGTGGTGCGGTCGATTCTTTACGTGCCCAAATACGTGGCCCTGTCGCAGGGCTACTTCAAGGACGCCGGCCTGGACGTGTCCATGAAGACCTCGCAAGGCACCGACAAGGGCATGACCGCCCTGCTGTCCGGCAGCGCCGACATCGTGCTGATCGGCCCCGAGGCCTCCATCTACGTCCACAACAGCGAATCGCCGGTCAAGCCCAAGATCTTCGCCGGACTGACCGCCACCGACGGCTTCTTCCTGCTGGCGCGCAAGCCGGTGGAAAAGTTCGACTGGTCCATGCTCAAGGGCAAGGAAGTGATCGGCTTCCGGCCCGGGTCCAATCCCATCGTGTTCCTGGAAACGGCGCTGCGCAAGCATGGCGTGGACCCGCAAAAGGACGTGAAGCTGCTGAACAACATCGGCATCCCGGCGCGCGCTGGCGCGTGGATGGCCGGCCAGGGCGAATACGGCATCTTTCTTGAACCCGAGGCCGGCGAACTGGTGCGCAACGGCAAGGGCTACATCGTCGCTTCCGTGGGCCATGAGGTCGGCCAAGTGGACTACACCGTGTTCACGGCCACCGACAAATACATCCGCGACAACCCCAAGGTCATCCAGGCCTGGACCAACGTGGTGGCCCGCGCCGAAAAATACGTGAAGGACACGCCCGCCGCCACGCTGACGCCGCAGATCATGAGCTATTTCCCCGGCATGGACCAGGCCGCGGTGACCGAAGCCATCGAGCGCTACAAGAAATACCAGATCTGGAAGACCACGCCGCTGGTGACGGCCGAGGCCATGAACCAGCTGCAGGACATGCTGATCGCCAGCGCCGTCATGAAGGACAGCGCCCGCGTGAAGTACGAAGACGTGGTGGTGGCCGACTTCGCCAAGAAGGCCCAATGA
- a CDS encoding ABC transporter ATP-binding protein, which translates to MGAVVHNLKPETATAKIELREVCLSYFTQEGETEALANVSFTLAAGEFVSLIGQSGCGKSTLLSLIAGLIPPTSGAVMIDGQAVTKPNPRIGYMLQQDYLFEWRTILDNVMLGAEIQGRRDARSEARAVHLLEKCGLGAFLSHTPRQLSGGMRQRAALARTLVTEPDVILLDEPFSALDSQTRLAISDEVVDILRREGKTVVLVTHDIGEAIAMTDRVIVLSRRPGRLKSQYRIHYGDGQVRPTPFQARSRPEFNTYFKQLWDELDVHVEG; encoded by the coding sequence ATGGGCGCCGTCGTCCACAACCTGAAGCCGGAAACCGCCACGGCGAAGATCGAACTGCGCGAGGTCTGTCTTTCCTATTTCACGCAGGAAGGCGAGACCGAGGCGCTGGCTAACGTGTCGTTCACGCTGGCGGCGGGCGAATTCGTCAGCCTGATCGGACAAAGCGGCTGCGGCAAGAGCACGCTGCTGTCCCTGATCGCCGGGCTGATCCCGCCCACCTCCGGTGCGGTGATGATAGACGGCCAGGCCGTGACCAAACCCAATCCGCGCATCGGCTACATGCTGCAGCAGGACTACCTGTTCGAGTGGCGCACCATCCTGGACAACGTCATGCTGGGCGCGGAGATCCAGGGCCGGCGCGACGCGCGCAGCGAGGCGCGCGCCGTGCATCTGCTGGAAAAATGCGGACTGGGCGCGTTCCTGTCGCACACGCCGCGCCAGTTGTCGGGCGGCATGCGCCAGCGCGCCGCGCTGGCCCGCACCCTGGTCACCGAGCCCGACGTGATCCTGCTGGACGAGCCCTTCTCGGCGCTCGATTCGCAGACCCGGCTGGCGATCTCCGATGAAGTGGTGGACATCCTGCGCCGCGAAGGCAAGACCGTGGTGCTGGTCACGCACGACATCGGCGAAGCCATCGCCATGACGGACCGCGTGATCGTGCTGTCGCGCCGGCCCGGCCGCCTGAAGAGCCAGTACCGCATCCACTACGGCGATGGCCAGGTTCGGCCGACGCCGTTCCAGGCGCGCTCGCGGCCGGAATTCAATA